One Punica granatum isolate Tunisia-2019 chromosome 3, ASM765513v2, whole genome shotgun sequence genomic window carries:
- the LOC116200519 gene encoding plant intracellular Ras-group-related LRR protein 4-like gives MEEVTYKKHKDIDTVELHQRIGRRVKLEVLNLGRYGGLEKLPDSLGNLRSLVELNLSGTRITELPDTIGNLKKLRIGRLVKLEVLNLGRCGGLEKLPVSLGNLRSLAELDLLGTRITELPDTFGNLKKLRVIKMTRIKIKELPSSIGMLKRLEVLDAELCRSLVEIPSTIEGLTCLRVLKLRDTSVCRLPPKLPTKLDSLSYISFWYCKVRNLAGFCLPESLCELDIACCFFLKTVSALSHLKNLKKLEVSSVTELVEIRDLGELECLQTLNISYCDRLKRLENLSKLKRPKTIEIRNCQKFKGIDDISELESLETLHIQGCDCEDVNIQRSSGEMGSSPGSGALKIWIEVIEFNNSELNLLTNEAVDIETQEVSILCGALELATSSEVTKQRYRASIIDYTTKA, from the exons ATGGAAGAGGTCACATATAAAAAGCACAAAG ATATAGACACTGTCGAATTACATCAGAGAATTGGACGACGGGTGAAGCTTGAGGTCCTCAATTTAGGTAGATATGGAGGACTGGAGAAACTTCCGGATTCACTGGGGAATCTGAGATCActagttgagttgaatttatCGGGTACACGAATTACTGAACTACCCGATACTATTGGGAATCTAAAGAAGCTG AGAATTGGACGACTAGTGAAGCTTGAGGTCCTCAATTTAGGTAGATGTGGAGGACTGGAGAAGCTTCCAGTTTCATTGGGGAATCTGAGATCACTGGCTGAGTTGGATTTATTGGGGACACGAATTACTGAACTACCTGATACTTTTGGGAATCTAAAGAAGCTGAGAGTGATCAAGATGACAAGAATTAAGATTAAGGAGTTGCCATCCTCCATTGGGATGCTGAAGAGGCTTGAAGTGCTGGACGCTGAGCTGTGTAGATCACTCGTAGAGATTCCATCAACAATCGAGGGTCTCACCTGCTTGAGGGTCTTGAAGTTAAGAGACACCAGTGTCTGCCGATTGCCGCCAAAGCTTCCCACCA AGTTGGACTCCTTGAGTTACATCTCTTTCTGGTATTGCAAGGTGAGAAATCTTGCTGGGTTTTGCCTGCCAGAAAGTCTATGTGAACTGGATATAGCTTGTTGTTTCTTTCTCAAGACTGTATCTGCTCTATCACATTTGAAGAACTTGAAAAAATTGGAAGTTTCGAGCGTCACAGAGCTAGTCGAGATCCGAGATTTGGGGGAATTGGAATGCTTGCAAACGTTAAATATTAGTTATTGTGATCGCTTGAAGAGATTAGAGAACCTTTCGAAGTTGAAAAGGCCAAAAACAATTGAGATAAGGAATTGTCAAAAGTTCAAAGGCATTGACGACATCAGCGAATTGGAATCCCTGGAAACTCTTCATATACAAGGTTGTGATTGCGAAGATGTAAACATCCAACGTTCATCAGGCGAAATGGGCAGTAGTCCAGGAAGTGGCGctttgaagatttggattgAGGTGATTGAATTCAACAACTCTGAACTGAACTTACTTACGAACGAGGCAGTGGATATAGAAACACAAGAAGTCTCTATCTTGTG CGGTGCCTTGGAGCTGGCGACCAGCAGTGAGGTCACGAAGCAGCGCTACCGGGCAAGCATCATCGACTATACAACAAAGGCTTGA